The following are encoded together in the Tribolium castaneum strain GA2 chromosome 3, icTriCast1.1, whole genome shotgun sequence genome:
- the LOC103313554 gene encoding uncharacterized protein LOC103313554 isoform X2, translated as MGRHRYRGNVDSDDSDSSDDEPRPKRSAPGVSTTVNSPPVSAESARIARLEQLVENLNRRLLNRNFEHTSGQVGIKSDLIPEFAPGNPNFSTTKWLHKIDQLALVNGWDERTTIYGMISRLKGLAKEWYDNLDPSAYDRSWDEWKRLLQATFPDHHDYASTLRKLVNRVKEDGETWAQYYFGKLNLLQACDITGTNAVSCLIDGITDVTLRNGARAGRYVTPESLYAEYLSTLRSEGDKRDTLAKQAPRERRRFLPSRVEAQKLYSSVRCYNCRNRGHVATKCPKPRIECKKCGRIGHVDAECRRGNVVKENMSKQALTTSVADASNNKNYYIDIKVNGKPTRAYIDSGAEPVLVKQSVARELGLMWQPSLHLIRGYGQGITKVHGEVEVELEVDLVKANVKALIVEDSAQRVPVIVGQTFLNAGANTIIANEEAVRVVDGNNESIQAFLGQLPTRKVALWAEEETVIPPQSIGCIRIKAKDDGWKGAYYVEGCQRPRPGFEHVVHRCVTCDGGLVTVRNLSHQDLVYRKAQIVARAEPCEQERTVTTVSVFSVGKVEVKSFQRWELLTQVNKNLDPAQFEQLLQLVNEFRDCFARNVAEIVYRPYRLSHHERRIVRDIVNDLLGSGVIRESDSPYSSPILLVRKKDGQHRMCVDYRQLNSKTIKDRFPLPRFFTTLDLASGYYQIPMATESIPKTAFVTPDGHYEFVRMPFGLANAPAVFQRAMNKVLGPLRFQTAFCYIDDLLIPSKDFETGLNNLRTVFQLLRQFGLTLKLSKCCFFGSQIEYLGHEISAEGIKPGETKIKAVTAFPKPTDVHKLRQFLGLCGYFRKYVKDYATIANSLTSLLKKGSAFVWEEAQERAFQTLKDILTSRPVLAIYDTEAETELHTDASKVGIGGILLQRQGDGSLRPVMFFSRQTTKEEQRYHSYELETLAVVCSLKHYRVYLLGLQFKVITDCNALRTTLTKRDLIPRIGRWWLLTSEFDFTVEYRPGSKMSHVDALSRNPVLDPSEPSVEVLHINVNDDDWILAVQMKDARCALLKEILEKSPTNAEERAIHKEYKLKDGRVFKQTESGLKWVVPKAVRRQILLAHHDGIGHLSNEKTLASVSKSYWFPSMRRYVHKYISSCLECLYNKEAGGKQPGFLNPIPKNSQPFDTLHMDHLGPFVKSKSHNSYLLAIIDAFTKFVFLRAVPNTKVGPVLSFLASLTGMFGVPKRIIADRGACFSSKKFKTHCTDLNVKLVLTATATPRANGQVERLNRTILSQLAASSREEEKWDDFVSRISWGINSTPNSTTGKSPYELLLGYTPRHANDSILTNVVTEGVHDGDLPRTRADVAQRVEKEQQKQKERYDKRRCAPKRFNAGDLVLVRTTRASNEGKSRKLLPKYSGPYRIQKVLDYDRYVVTDMPGATRSQKRYEGVHSVDKLRHYVVATTSGDETIGDVSDE; from the exons ATGGGGCGTCACAGGTACCGAGGAAATGTGGACTCGGACGACTCGGACTCAAGTGACGATGAGCCACGGCCGAAAAGGTCCGCGCCTGGGGTCTCCACTACAGTAAATTCACCCCCAGTTTCGGCCGAGTCCGCTAGAATCGCGAGACTTGAGCAACTTGTGGAAAACTTGAATCGACGTTTGCTAAACCGCAATTTTGAGCACACATCAGGACAAGTTGGCATTAAAAGTGACCTGATTCCTGAATTCGCTCCAGGAAACCCCAATTTTAGTACCACTAAGTGGTTGCATAAAATTGACCAGTTGGCTCTCGTGAACGGTTGGGACGAACGTACAACGATTTACGGCATGATAAGTCGACTCAAGGGGTTGGCCAAGGAGTGGTACGACAATCTCGATCCCTCAGCATACGACCGGAGCTGGGATGAATGGAAACGTTTGTTACAAGCCACCTTCCCCGATCACCACGATTATGCTTCCACACTTCGTAAGCTAGTGAATAGGGTGAAGGAAGATGGTGAAACCTGGGCACAATattattttgggaaattaaATCTGTTGCAGGCTTGTGACATAACAGGAACGAATGCAGTCTCCTGTCTTATTGATGGAATCACTGACGTGACTCTCAGAAATGGGGCTAGAGCAGGGCGTTACGTTACACCCGAAAGCTTGTACGCTGAGTATTTGTCGACTCTGAGATCCGAAGGTGACAAGCGGGATACGCTCGCAAAGCAGGCGCCTCGGGAAAGGAGGAGGTTCCTTCCAAGTCGAGTCGAAGCACAAAAACTGTATTCGTCAGTTCGGTGTTACAATTGTCGTAATCGAGGACATGTTGCGACAAAGTGCCCGAAACCAAGAATTGAGTGCAAGAAATGTGGCCGCATTGGACATGTGGATGCTGAGTGCCGACGTGGTAACgtagtaaaagaaaacatgTCTAAGCAGGCACTAACGACAAGTGTAGCTGACgcaagtaataataagaattattaCATAGACATTAAGGTCAATGGTAAGCCGACGCGAGCTTACATTGACTCAGGAGCTGAACCGGTCCTTGTCAAGCAAAGTGTTGCTAGAGAATTGGGACTGATGTGGCAGCCAAGTTTACATTTGATTCGTGGTTATGGCCAGGGAATCACCAAAGTGCATGGGGAAGTCGAAGTAGAGCTAGAAGTGGATCTTGTCAAGGCAAACGTAAAAGCTTTGATTGTCGAAGACAGTGCACAACGTGTGCCTGTCATAGTGGGACAGACCTTCCTGAATGCGGGTGCTAATACGATTATAGCAAATGAGGAAGCTGTGAGAGTAGTTGACGGAAACAACGAATCGATCCAAGCATTTCTAGGCCAACTTCCGACACGAAAAGTTGCACTTTGGGCGGAAGAGGAAACAGTGATCCCTCCTCAATCCATTGGTTGCATACGAATCAAGGCAAAAGACGATGGGTGGAAAGGAGCTTATTACGTTGAAGGGTGTCAACGTCCGAGACCAGGGTTCGAACACGTTGTTCATCGGTGTGTCACATGTGATGGAGGCCTAGTGACCGTTCGCAATCTATCGCACCAAGATCTGGTATATCGAAAGGCGCAAATCGTTGCGAGAGCTGAGCCTTGCGAGCAGGAAAGGACAGTTACGACGGTGAGTGTGTTTTCTGTGGGGAAGGTTGAGGTAAAGAGTTTTCAACGGTGGGAACTTCTTACACAAGTCAATAAGAATCTAGACCCGGCTCAGTTCGAGCAATTGTTACAACTCGTTAACGAATTTCGAGATTGTTTTGCACGAAATGTAGCGGAAATAG TTTATCGTCCTTATCGGTTATCGCATCACGAAAGAAGAATTGTTCGAGACATAGTAAATGACTTGTTAGGTAGCGGAGTCATACGAGAATCAGACTCGCCATATTCGAGTCCCATACTGTTGGTGCGGAAGAAAGATGGGCAACACCGTATGTGTGTTGACTATCggcaattaaattcgaaaacaatCAAAGATCGCTTTCCGTTACCACGA TTTTTCACCACACTAGATCTCGCGAGTGGGTACTATCAGATCCCAATGGCCACCGAATCGATTCCAAAGACAGCATTTGTTACGCCTGATGGGCATTACGAGTTTGTCCGCATGCCTTTTGGTCTAGCCAACGCTCCGGCAGTGTTTCAGCGAGCTATGAATAAGGTGTTGGGTCCATTACGGTTTCAGACCGCTTTTTGTTACATAGATGATCTTCTGATACCTTCCAAAGACTTTGAAACAGGTCTTAACAATTTACGAACGGTGTTTCAATTGCTTCGACAGTTCGGATTGACTCTAAAGCTGAGTAAATGTTGCTTCTTTGGAAGTCAAATAGAGTATTTAGGGCATGAGATCAGTGCGGAAGGCATTAAGCCAGGcgagacaaaaatcaaagcggtGACAGCTTTTCCCAAACCAACAGACGTACACAAACTTAGGCAATTCTTAGGTTTGTGTGGGTACTTTCGAAAGTACGTGAAAGATTACGCAACAATAGCAAATAGTTTGACGAGTCTCCTAAAGAAAGGCAGTGCATTTGTTTGGGAAGAAGCACAAGAGCGGGCTTTTCAGACTTTAAAAGACATCTTGACGAGCAGACCAGTTCTTGCAATTTACGACACGGAAGCTGAAACGGAGTTACACACTGACGCTTCTAAAGTTGGAATTGGTGGCATTCTGTTGCAACGACAAGGTGATGGATCTTTGCGTCCAGTTATGTTTTTCAGCCGACAGACGACCAAAGAGGAACAAAGGTACCACTCGTACGAGCTAGAAACGCTAGCGGTGGTCTGTTCTCTCAAACATTATCGAGTATACTTGTTGGGGCTTCAATTCAAGGTGATCACAGACTGTAATGCTTTACGAACAACCCTTACCAAGAGAGATTTGATTCCACGAATTGGGAGATGGTGGTTGTTGACTTCTGAGTTCGACTTTACTGTAGAATACAGACCTGGCAGTAAAATGAGTCACGTTGACGCTTTGAGTAGAAATCCGGTATTAGATCCTTCGGAGCCTTCAGTGGAAGTCTTGCATATTAATGTTAACGATGATGATTGGATTTTAGCTGTTCAAATGAAGGATGCGAGATGCGCATTGTTGaaggaaatattggaaaaatcaccgaCGAACGCTGAAGAGCGTGCCATTCACAAAGAGTACAAACTAAAGGATGGTCGAGTATTCAAACAGACTGAGTCAGGATTAAAATGGGTCGTACCAAAAGCGGTAAGACGCCAGATTTTATTAGCACACCACGATGGAATTGGCCATTTATCGAATGAGAAAACTTTGGCATCTGTGTCGAAATCTTATTGGTTTCCTTCAATGCGGAGGTATGttcataaatatatttctagCTGCTTGGAGTGTCTCTACAATAAGGAAGCCGGAGGAAAGCAGCCAGGATTTTTGAATCCCATACCTAAGAATTCGCAACCATTTGACACATTGCACATGGATCATTTGGGACCATTTGTAAAGAGCAAATCAcataattcttatcttttagcTATTATCGATgcatttactaaatttgtctttCTCAGGGCCGTGCCTAATACTAAGGTGGGCcctgttttatcatttttagctTCTCTTACAGGAATGTTTGGTGTACCTAAACGTATAATAGCCGATCGTGGGGCTTGTTTTTCTAGCAAAAAGTTTAAGACACATTGTACCGatttaaacgttaaattaGTACTAACCGCGACTGCCACACCACGGGCTAATGGCCAGGTGGAGCGATTAAATCGTACGATTTTATCTCAGCTTGCTGCTAGCTCGAGAGAAGAAGAGAAATGGGATGACTTTGTGAGTAGAATTAGTTGGGGTATTAATTCTACGCCGAATTCGACTACGGGCAAAAGTCCATACGAATTGTTGTTGGGGTATACACCTCGACATGCTAATGACTCAATCCTCACCAACGTGGTGACAGAGGGTGTTCATGATGGTGATTTGCCACGGACACGAGCAGACGTTGCTCAGCGTGTCGAAAAGGAACAGCAGAAGCAAAAAGAGCGTTATGACAAGCGACGCTGTGCCCCAAAGAGATTTAATGCAGGTGATCTCGTGTTGGTACGCACCACGCGAGCTTCAAACGAGGGCAAAAGTCGGAAGCTGTTACCTAAATATTCGGGACCGTACCGAATTCAGAAAGTGCTCGACTACGATAGGTACGTCGTGACGGACATGCCGGGGGCGACGCGTTCCCAAAAACGATATGAGGGTGTTCACTCAGTGGACAAATTGAGGCATTACGTTGTCGCCACGACGAGTGGAGACGAAACAATAGGCGATGTCAGTGACGAATGA
- the LOC103313554 gene encoding uncharacterized protein LOC103313554 isoform X4 — protein sequence MGRHRYRGNVDSDDSDSSDDEPRPKRSAPGVSTTVNSPPVSAESARIARLEQLVENLNRRLLNRNFEHTSGQVGIKSDLIPEFAPGNPNFSTTKWLHKIDQLALVNGWDERTTIYGMISRLKGLAKEWYDNLDPSAYDRSWDEWKRLLQATFPDHHDYASTLRKLVNRVKEDGETWAQYYFGKLNLLQACDITGTNAVSCLIDGITDVTLRNGARAGRYVTPESLYAEYLSTLRSEGDKRDTLAKQAPRERRRFLPSRVEAQKLYSSVRCYNCRNRGHVATKCPKPRIECKKCGRIGHVDAECRRGNVVKENMSKQALTTSVADASNNKNYYIDIKVNGKPTRAYIDSGAEPVLVKQSVARELGLMWQPSLHLIRGYGQGITKVHGEVEVELEVDLVKANVKALIVEDSAQRVPVIVGQTFLNAGANTIIANEEAVRVVDGNNESIQAFLGQLPTRKVALWAEEETVIPPQSIGCIRIKAKDDGWKGAYYVEGCQRPRPGFEHVVHRCVTCDGGLVTVRNLSHQDLVYRKAQIVARAEPCEQERTVTTVSVFSVGKVEVKSFQRWELLTQVNKNLDPAQFEQLLQLVNEFRDCFARNVAEIVYRPYRLSHHERRIVRDIVNDLLGSGVIRESDSPYSSPILLVRKKDGQHRMCVDYRQLNSKTIKDRFPLPRVDEHLDKLNGAKFFTTLDLASGYYQIPMATESIPKTAFVTPDGHYEFVRMPFGLANAPAVFQRAMNKVLGPLRFQTAFCYIDDLLIPSKDFETGLNNLRTVFQLLRQFGLTLKLSKCCFFGSQIEYLGHEISAEGIKPGETKIKAVTAFPKPTDVHKLRQFLGLCGYFRKYVKDYATIANSLTSLLKKGSAFVWEEAQERAFQTLKDILTSRPVLAIYDTEAETELHTDASKVGIGGILLQRQGDGSLRPVMFFSRQTTKEEQRYHSYELETLAVTVMLYEQPLPREI from the exons ATGGGGCGTCACAGGTACCGAGGAAATGTGGACTCGGACGACTCGGACTCAAGTGACGATGAGCCACGGCCGAAAAGGTCCGCGCCTGGGGTCTCCACTACAGTAAATTCACCCCCAGTTTCGGCCGAGTCCGCTAGAATCGCGAGACTTGAGCAACTTGTGGAAAACTTGAATCGACGTTTGCTAAACCGCAATTTTGAGCACACATCAGGACAAGTTGGCATTAAAAGTGACCTGATTCCTGAATTCGCTCCAGGAAACCCCAATTTTAGTACCACTAAGTGGTTGCATAAAATTGACCAGTTGGCTCTCGTGAACGGTTGGGACGAACGTACAACGATTTACGGCATGATAAGTCGACTCAAGGGGTTGGCCAAGGAGTGGTACGACAATCTCGATCCCTCAGCATACGACCGGAGCTGGGATGAATGGAAACGTTTGTTACAAGCCACCTTCCCCGATCACCACGATTATGCTTCCACACTTCGTAAGCTAGTGAATAGGGTGAAGGAAGATGGTGAAACCTGGGCACAATattattttgggaaattaaATCTGTTGCAGGCTTGTGACATAACAGGAACGAATGCAGTCTCCTGTCTTATTGATGGAATCACTGACGTGACTCTCAGAAATGGGGCTAGAGCAGGGCGTTACGTTACACCCGAAAGCTTGTACGCTGAGTATTTGTCGACTCTGAGATCCGAAGGTGACAAGCGGGATACGCTCGCAAAGCAGGCGCCTCGGGAAAGGAGGAGGTTCCTTCCAAGTCGAGTCGAAGCACAAAAACTGTATTCGTCAGTTCGGTGTTACAATTGTCGTAATCGAGGACATGTTGCGACAAAGTGCCCGAAACCAAGAATTGAGTGCAAGAAATGTGGCCGCATTGGACATGTGGATGCTGAGTGCCGACGTGGTAACgtagtaaaagaaaacatgTCTAAGCAGGCACTAACGACAAGTGTAGCTGACgcaagtaataataagaattattaCATAGACATTAAGGTCAATGGTAAGCCGACGCGAGCTTACATTGACTCAGGAGCTGAACCGGTCCTTGTCAAGCAAAGTGTTGCTAGAGAATTGGGACTGATGTGGCAGCCAAGTTTACATTTGATTCGTGGTTATGGCCAGGGAATCACCAAAGTGCATGGGGAAGTCGAAGTAGAGCTAGAAGTGGATCTTGTCAAGGCAAACGTAAAAGCTTTGATTGTCGAAGACAGTGCACAACGTGTGCCTGTCATAGTGGGACAGACCTTCCTGAATGCGGGTGCTAATACGATTATAGCAAATGAGGAAGCTGTGAGAGTAGTTGACGGAAACAACGAATCGATCCAAGCATTTCTAGGCCAACTTCCGACACGAAAAGTTGCACTTTGGGCGGAAGAGGAAACAGTGATCCCTCCTCAATCCATTGGTTGCATACGAATCAAGGCAAAAGACGATGGGTGGAAAGGAGCTTATTACGTTGAAGGGTGTCAACGTCCGAGACCAGGGTTCGAACACGTTGTTCATCGGTGTGTCACATGTGATGGAGGCCTAGTGACCGTTCGCAATCTATCGCACCAAGATCTGGTATATCGAAAGGCGCAAATCGTTGCGAGAGCTGAGCCTTGCGAGCAGGAAAGGACAGTTACGACGGTGAGTGTGTTTTCTGTGGGGAAGGTTGAGGTAAAGAGTTTTCAACGGTGGGAACTTCTTACACAAGTCAATAAGAATCTAGACCCGGCTCAGTTCGAGCAATTGTTACAACTCGTTAACGAATTTCGAGATTGTTTTGCACGAAATGTAGCGGAAATAG TTTATCGTCCTTATCGGTTATCGCATCACGAAAGAAGAATTGTTCGAGACATAGTAAATGACTTGTTAGGTAGCGGAGTCATACGAGAATCAGACTCGCCATATTCGAGTCCCATACTGTTGGTGCGGAAGAAAGATGGGCAACACCGTATGTGTGTTGACTATCggcaattaaattcgaaaacaatCAAAGATCGCTTTCCGTTACCACGAGTAGACGAACATTTGGATAAACTAAACGGTGCAAAGTTTTTCACCACACTAGATCTCGCGAGTGGGTACTATCAGATCCCAATGGCCACCGAATCGATTCCAAAGACAGCATTTGTTACGCCTGATGGGCATTACGAGTTTGTCCGCATGCCTTTTGGTCTAGCCAACGCTCCGGCAGTGTTTCAGCGAGCTATGAATAAGGTGTTGGGTCCATTACGGTTTCAGACCGCTTTTTGTTACATAGATGATCTTCTGATACCTTCCAAAGACTTTGAAACAGGTCTTAACAATTTACGAACGGTGTTTCAATTGCTTCGACAGTTCGGATTGACTCTAAAGCTGAGTAAATGTTGCTTCTTTGGAAGTCAAATAGAGTATTTAGGGCATGAGATCAGTGCGGAAGGCATTAAGCCAGGcgagacaaaaatcaaagcggtGACAGCTTTTCCCAAACCAACAGACGTACACAAACTTAGGCAATTCTTAGGTTTGTGTGGGTACTTTCGAAAGTACGTGAAAGATTACGCAACAATAGCAAATAGTTTGACGAGTCTCCTAAAGAAAGGCAGTGCATTTGTTTGGGAAGAAGCACAAGAGCGGGCTTTTCAGACTTTAAAAGACATCTTGACGAGCAGACCAGTTCTTGCAATTTACGACACGGAAGCTGAAACGGAGTTACACACTGACGCTTCTAAAGTTGGAATTGGTGGCATTCTGTTGCAACGACAAGGTGATGGATCTTTGCGTCCAGTTATGTTTTTCAGCCGACAGACGACCAAAGAGGAACAAAGGTACCACTCGTACGAGCTAGAAACGCTAGCGGTG ACTGTAATGCTTTACGAACAACCCTTACCAAGAGAGATTTGA
- the LOC103313554 gene encoding uncharacterized protein LOC103313554 isoform X5, with amino-acid sequence MGRHRYRGNVDSDDSDSSDDEPRPKRSAPGVSTTVNSPPVSAESARIARLEQLVENLNRRLLNRNFEHTSGQVGIKSDLIPEFAPGNPNFSTTKWLHKIDQLALVNGWDERTTIYGMISRLKGLAKEWYDNLDPSAYDRSWDEWKRLLQATFPDHHDYASTLRKLVNRVKEDGETWAQYYFGKLNLLQACDITGTNAVSCLIDGITDVTLRNGARAGRYVTPESLYAEYLSTLRSEGDKRDTLAKQAPRERRRFLPSRVEAQKLYSSVRCYNCRNRGHVATKCPKPRIECKKCGRIGHVDAECRRGNVVKENMSKQALTTSVADASNNKNYYIDIKVNGKPTRAYIDSGAEPVLVKQSVARELGLMWQPSLHLIRGYGQGITKVHGEVEVELEVDLVKANVKALIVEDSAQRVPVIVGQTFLNAGANTIIANEEAVRVVDGNNESIQAFLGQLPTRKVALWAEEETVIPPQSIGCIRIKAKDDGWKGAYYVEGCQRPRPGFEHVVHRCVTCDGGLVTVRNLSHQDLVYRKAQIVARAEPCEQERTVTTVSVFSVGKVEVKSFQRWELLTQVNKNLDPAQFEQLLQLVNEFRDCFARNVAEIVYRPYRLSHHERRIVRDIVNDLLGSGVIRESDSPYSSPILLVRKKDGQHRMCVDYRQLNSKTIKDRFPLPRVDEHLDKLNGAKFFTTLDLASGYYQIPMATESIPKTAFVTPDGHYEFVRMPFGLANAPAVFQRAMNKVLGPLRFQTAFCYIDDLLIPSKDFETGLNNLRTVFQLLRQFGLTLKLSKCCFFGSQIEYLGHEISAEGIKPGETKIKAVTAFPKPTDVHKLRQFLGLCGYFRKKAVHLFGKKHKSGLFRL; translated from the exons ATGGGGCGTCACAGGTACCGAGGAAATGTGGACTCGGACGACTCGGACTCAAGTGACGATGAGCCACGGCCGAAAAGGTCCGCGCCTGGGGTCTCCACTACAGTAAATTCACCCCCAGTTTCGGCCGAGTCCGCTAGAATCGCGAGACTTGAGCAACTTGTGGAAAACTTGAATCGACGTTTGCTAAACCGCAATTTTGAGCACACATCAGGACAAGTTGGCATTAAAAGTGACCTGATTCCTGAATTCGCTCCAGGAAACCCCAATTTTAGTACCACTAAGTGGTTGCATAAAATTGACCAGTTGGCTCTCGTGAACGGTTGGGACGAACGTACAACGATTTACGGCATGATAAGTCGACTCAAGGGGTTGGCCAAGGAGTGGTACGACAATCTCGATCCCTCAGCATACGACCGGAGCTGGGATGAATGGAAACGTTTGTTACAAGCCACCTTCCCCGATCACCACGATTATGCTTCCACACTTCGTAAGCTAGTGAATAGGGTGAAGGAAGATGGTGAAACCTGGGCACAATattattttgggaaattaaATCTGTTGCAGGCTTGTGACATAACAGGAACGAATGCAGTCTCCTGTCTTATTGATGGAATCACTGACGTGACTCTCAGAAATGGGGCTAGAGCAGGGCGTTACGTTACACCCGAAAGCTTGTACGCTGAGTATTTGTCGACTCTGAGATCCGAAGGTGACAAGCGGGATACGCTCGCAAAGCAGGCGCCTCGGGAAAGGAGGAGGTTCCTTCCAAGTCGAGTCGAAGCACAAAAACTGTATTCGTCAGTTCGGTGTTACAATTGTCGTAATCGAGGACATGTTGCGACAAAGTGCCCGAAACCAAGAATTGAGTGCAAGAAATGTGGCCGCATTGGACATGTGGATGCTGAGTGCCGACGTGGTAACgtagtaaaagaaaacatgTCTAAGCAGGCACTAACGACAAGTGTAGCTGACgcaagtaataataagaattattaCATAGACATTAAGGTCAATGGTAAGCCGACGCGAGCTTACATTGACTCAGGAGCTGAACCGGTCCTTGTCAAGCAAAGTGTTGCTAGAGAATTGGGACTGATGTGGCAGCCAAGTTTACATTTGATTCGTGGTTATGGCCAGGGAATCACCAAAGTGCATGGGGAAGTCGAAGTAGAGCTAGAAGTGGATCTTGTCAAGGCAAACGTAAAAGCTTTGATTGTCGAAGACAGTGCACAACGTGTGCCTGTCATAGTGGGACAGACCTTCCTGAATGCGGGTGCTAATACGATTATAGCAAATGAGGAAGCTGTGAGAGTAGTTGACGGAAACAACGAATCGATCCAAGCATTTCTAGGCCAACTTCCGACACGAAAAGTTGCACTTTGGGCGGAAGAGGAAACAGTGATCCCTCCTCAATCCATTGGTTGCATACGAATCAAGGCAAAAGACGATGGGTGGAAAGGAGCTTATTACGTTGAAGGGTGTCAACGTCCGAGACCAGGGTTCGAACACGTTGTTCATCGGTGTGTCACATGTGATGGAGGCCTAGTGACCGTTCGCAATCTATCGCACCAAGATCTGGTATATCGAAAGGCGCAAATCGTTGCGAGAGCTGAGCCTTGCGAGCAGGAAAGGACAGTTACGACGGTGAGTGTGTTTTCTGTGGGGAAGGTTGAGGTAAAGAGTTTTCAACGGTGGGAACTTCTTACACAAGTCAATAAGAATCTAGACCCGGCTCAGTTCGAGCAATTGTTACAACTCGTTAACGAATTTCGAGATTGTTTTGCACGAAATGTAGCGGAAATAG TTTATCGTCCTTATCGGTTATCGCATCACGAAAGAAGAATTGTTCGAGACATAGTAAATGACTTGTTAGGTAGCGGAGTCATACGAGAATCAGACTCGCCATATTCGAGTCCCATACTGTTGGTGCGGAAGAAAGATGGGCAACACCGTATGTGTGTTGACTATCggcaattaaattcgaaaacaatCAAAGATCGCTTTCCGTTACCACGAGTAGACGAACATTTGGATAAACTAAACGGTGCAAAGTTTTTCACCACACTAGATCTCGCGAGTGGGTACTATCAGATCCCAATGGCCACCGAATCGATTCCAAAGACAGCATTTGTTACGCCTGATGGGCATTACGAGTTTGTCCGCATGCCTTTTGGTCTAGCCAACGCTCCGGCAGTGTTTCAGCGAGCTATGAATAAGGTGTTGGGTCCATTACGGTTTCAGACCGCTTTTTGTTACATAGATGATCTTCTGATACCTTCCAAAGACTTTGAAACAGGTCTTAACAATTTACGAACGGTGTTTCAATTGCTTCGACAGTTCGGATTGACTCTAAAGCTGAGTAAATGTTGCTTCTTTGGAAGTCAAATAGAGTATTTAGGGCATGAGATCAGTGCGGAAGGCATTAAGCCAGGcgagacaaaaatcaaagcggtGACAGCTTTTCCCAAACCAACAGACGTACACAAACTTAGGCAATTCTTAGGTTTGTGTGGGTACTTTCGAAA AAAGGCAGTGCATTTGTTTGGGAAGAAGCACAAGAGCGGGCTTTTCAGACTTTAA